One region of Eriocheir sinensis breed Jianghai 21 chromosome 36, ASM2467909v1, whole genome shotgun sequence genomic DNA includes:
- the LOC127007799 gene encoding uncharacterized protein LOC127007799 isoform X15: protein MVSCEGSFSSVSVTTGSFVLLAGRISFVISVRSVIRGPSPFSVTFLVSTEVSLMVSCEGSFSSVSVTTGSFVLLAGRISFVISVRSVIRGPSPFSVTFLVSTEVSLMVSCEGSFSSASVTTGSFVLLPGRISFVISVRSVIRGSSPFSVTFLVSTEVSLMVSCEGSFSSVSVTTGSFVLLPGRISFVISVRSVIRGPSPFSVTFLVSTEVSLMVSCEGSFSSVSVTTGSFVLLPGRISFVISVRSVIRGPSPFSVTFLVSTEVSLMVSCEGSFSSVSITTGSFVLLAGRISFVISVRSVIRGPSPFSVTFLVSTEVSLMVSCEGSFSSVSVTTGSFVLLAGRISFVISVRSVIRGPSPFSVTFLVSTEVSLMVSCEGSFSSVSVTTGSFVLLAGRISFVISVRSTFRGPSPFAVPFLPSTEISLMVSCGGSFSSFSVTTGSFVLLPGRISFVISVRSVIRGPSPFSVTFLVSTEVSLMVSCEGSFSSVTITTGSFVLLPGRISFVISVRSVIRGSSPFSVAFLPSTDVIGMLSCEGSLSSFSVTKVSFVLLPGRISFVISVRSSFRGPSLFSVAFLPSTDVIIMLSCEGSLSSFSVTKVSFVLLPGRISFVISVRSSFRGPSPFSVGFLPSTDVIGMLSCEGSLSSFSVIKVSFVLLPGRISFVTSVRSTFRDPLPFSVKFLLSTNISFMVSCEGSFSSFSVTRTSFVLLPGRISTVFPVRSTL from the exons atggtttcctgtgagggtagcttttcttctgtctctgttACTACaggttcattcgttttattggcgggcagaatctcctttgttatctctgttcgttctgttatcagaggtccatcgccattttctgtaacattcttagtttccacagaagtctccttaatggtttcctgtgagggtagcttttcttctgtctctgttACTACaggttcattcgttttattggcgggcagaatctcctttgttatctctgttcgttctgttatcagag gtccatcgccattttctgtaacattcttagtttccacagaagtctccttaatggtttcctgtgagggtagcttttcttctgcctctgttACTACaggttcattcgttttattgccgggcagaatctcctttgttatctctgttcgttctgttatcagag gttcatcgccattttctgtaacattcttagtttccacagaagtctccttaatggtttcctgtgaaggtagtttttcttctgtctctgttACTACaggttcattcgttttattgccgggcagaatctcctttgttatctctgttcgttctgttatcagaggtccatcgccattttctgtaacattcttagtctccacagaagtctccttaatggtttcctgtgaaggtagtttttcttctgtctctgttACTACaggttcattcgttttattgccgggcagaatctcctttgttatctctgttcgttctgttatcagaggtccatcgccattttctgtaacattcttagtctccacagaagtctccttaatggtttcctgtgaaggtagtttttcttctgtctctaTTACTACaggttcattcgttttattggcgggcagaatctcctttgttatctctgttcgttctgttatcagaggtccatcgccattttctgtaacattcttagtctccacagaagtctccttaatggtttcctgtgagggtagcttttcttctgtctctgttACTACaggttcattcgttttattggcgggcagaatctcctttgttatctctgttcgttctgttatcagaggtccatcgccattttctgtaacattcttagtctccacagaagtctccttaatggtttcctgtgagggtagcttttcttctgtctctgttACTACaggttcattcgttttattggcgggcagaatctcctttgttatctctgttcgttctacattcagaggtccatcgccatttgcTGTTCCGTTCCTCCCCTCCACAGAaatctccttaatggtttcctgtggaggtagtttttcttctttctctgttactacaggttcattcgttttattgccgggcagaatctcctttgttatctctgttcgttctgttatcagaggtccatcgccattttctgtaacattcttagtctccacagaagtctccttaatggtttcctgtgaaggtagtttttcttctgtcACTATTACTACaggttcattcgttttattgccgggcagaatctcctttgttatctctgttcgttctgttatcagaggttcatcgccattttctgttgcgttcctcccctccacagatgtcatcggaatgctttcctgtgaag gtagtctttcttctttctctgttactaaagtttcattcgttttattgccgggcagaatctcctttgttatctctgttcgttcttctTTCAGAGGTCCATCGCTATTTTCTGTTGCGTTCCTCCCCTCCACAGATGTCATTataatgctttcctgtgaaggtagtctttcttctttctctgttactaaagtttcattcgttttattgccgggcagaatctcctttgttatctctgttcgttcttctttcagaggtccatcgccattttctgtagggttcctcccctccacagatgtcatcggaatgctttcctgtgaaggtagtctttcttctttctctgttattaaagtttcattcgttttattgcctggcagaatctcctttgttacctctgttcgttctactttcaGAGATCCATTGCCCTTTTCTGTAAAATTCTTACTCTCCACAAATATCTCCTtcatggtttcctgtgaaggtagtttttcttctttctctgtaacgagaacttcattcgttttattgccaggCAGAATCTCCACTGTTTTTCctgttcgttctactttatgA
- the LOC127007799 gene encoding uncharacterized protein LOC127007799 isoform X19, which yields MVSCEGSFSSVSVTTGSFVLLAGRISFVISVRSVIRGPSPFSVTFLVSTEVSLMVSCEGSFSSVSVTTGSFVLLAGRISFVISVRSVIRGPSPFSVTFLVSTEVSLMVSCEGSFSSASVTTGSFVLLPGRISFVISVRSVIRGPSPFSVTFLVSTEVSLMVSCEGSFSSVSVTTTSFVSLAGRISFVISVRSVIRGPSPFSVTFLVSTEVSLMVSCEGSFSSVSVTTGSFVLLPGRISFVISVRSVIRGPSPFSVTFLVSTEVSLMVSCEGSFSSVSITTGSFVLLAGRISFVISVRSVIRGPSPFSVTFLVSTEVSLMVSCEGSFSSVSVTTGSFVLLAGRISFVISVRSVIRGPSPFSVTFLVSTEVSLMVSCEGSFSSVSVTTGSFVLLAGRISFVISVRSTFRGPSPFAVPFLPSTEISLMVSCGGSFSSFSVTTGSFVLLPGRISFVISVRSVIRGPSPFSVTFLVSTEVSLMVSCEGSFSSVTITTGSFVLLPGRISFVISVRSVIRGSSPFSVAFLPSTDVIGMLSCEGSLSSFSVTKVSFVLLPGRISFVISVRSSFRGPSLFSVAFLPSTDVIIMLSCEGSLSSFSVTKVSFVLLPGRISFVISVRSSFRGPSPFSVGFLPSTDVIGMLSCEGSLSSFSVIKVSFVLLPGRISFVTSVRSTFRDPLPFSVKFLLSTNISFMVSCEGSFSSFSVTRTSFVLLPGRISTVFPVRSTL from the exons atggtttcctgtgagggtagcttttcttctgtctctgttACTACaggttcattcgttttattggcgggcagaatctcctttgttatctctgttcgttctgttatcagaggtccatcgccattttctgtaacattcttagtttccacagaagtctccttaatggtttcctgtgagggtagcttttcttctgtctctgttACTACaggttcattcgttttattggcgggcagaatctcctttgttatctctgttcgttctgttatcagag gtccatcgccattttctgtaacattcttagtttccacagaagtctccttaatggtttcctgtgagggtagcttttcttctgcctctgttACTACaggttcattcgttttattgccgggcagaatctcctttgttatctctgttcgttctgttatcagaggtccatcgccattttctgtaacattcttagtctccacagaagtctccttaatggtttcctgtgaaggtagtttttcttctgtctctgttactacaacttcattcgtttcattggctggcagaatctcctttgttatctctgttcgttctgttatcagag gtccatcgccattttctgtaacattcttagtctccacagaagtctccttaatggtttcctgtgaaggtagtttttcttctgtctctgttACTACaggttcattcgttttattgccgggcagaatctcctttgttatctctgttcgttctgttatcagaggtccatcgccattttctgtaacattcttagtctccacagaagtctccttaatggtttcctgtgaaggtagtttttcttctgtctctaTTACTACaggttcattcgttttattggcgggcagaatctcctttgttatctctgttcgttctgttatcagaggtccatcgccattttctgtaacattcttagtctccacagaagtctccttaatggtttcctgtgagggtagcttttcttctgtctctgttACTACaggttcattcgttttattggcgggcagaatctcctttgttatctctgttcgttctgttatcagaggtccatcgccattttctgtaacattcttagtctccacagaagtctccttaatggtttcctgtgagggtagcttttcttctgtctctgttACTACaggttcattcgttttattggcgggcagaatctcctttgttatctctgttcgttctacattcagaggtccatcgccatttgcTGTTCCGTTCCTCCCCTCCACAGAaatctccttaatggtttcctgtggaggtagtttttcttctttctctgttactacaggttcattcgttttattgccgggcagaatctcctttgttatctctgttcgttctgttatcagaggtccatcgccattttctgtaacattcttagtctccacagaagtctccttaatggtttcctgtgaaggtagtttttcttctgtcACTATTACTACaggttcattcgttttattgccgggcagaatctcctttgttatctctgttcgttctgttatcagaggttcatcgccattttctgttgcgttcctcccctccacagatgtcatcggaatgctttcctgtgaag gtagtctttcttctttctctgttactaaagtttcattcgttttattgccgggcagaatctcctttgttatctctgttcgttcttctTTCAGAGGTCCATCGCTATTTTCTGTTGCGTTCCTCCCCTCCACAGATGTCATTataatgctttcctgtgaaggtagtctttcttctttctctgttactaaagtttcattcgttttattgccgggcagaatctcctttgttatctctgttcgttcttctttcagaggtccatcgccattttctgtagggttcctcccctccacagatgtcatcggaatgctttcctgtgaaggtagtctttcttctttctctgttattaaagtttcattcgttttattgcctggcagaatctcctttgttacctctgttcgttctactttcaGAGATCCATTGCCCTTTTCTGTAAAATTCTTACTCTCCACAAATATCTCCTtcatggtttcctgtgaaggtagtttttcttctttctctgtaacgagaacttcattcgttttattgccaggCAGAATCTCCACTGTTTTTCctgttcgttctactttatgA
- the LOC127007799 gene encoding uncharacterized protein LOC127007799 isoform X22 yields the protein MVSCEGSFSSVSVTTGSFVLLAGRISFVISVRSVIRGPSPFSVTFLVSTEVSLMVSCEGSFSSVSVTTGSFVLLAGRISFVISVRSVIRGPSPFSVTFLVSTEVSLMVSCEGSFSSASVTTGSFVLLPGRISFVISVRSVIRGPSPFSVTFLVSTEVSLMVSCEGSFSSVSVTTTSFVSLPGRISFVISVRSVIRGPSPFSVTFLVSTEVSLMVSCEGSFSSVSVTTGSFVLLPGRISFVISVRSVIRGPSPFSVTFLVSTEVSLMVSCEGSFSSVSITTGSFVLLAGRISFVISVRSVIRGPSPFSVTFLVSTEVSLMVSCEGSFSSVSVTTGSFVLLAGRISFVISVRSVIRGPSPFSVTFLVSTEVSLMVSCEGSFSSVSVTTGSFVLLAGRISFVISVRSTFRGPSPFAVPFLPSTEISLMVSCGGSFSSFSVTTGSFVLLPGRISFVISVRSVIRGPSPFSVTFLVSTEVSLMVSCEGSFSSVTITTGSFVLLPGRISFVISVRSVIRGSSPFSVAFLPSTDVIGMLSCEGSLSSFSVTKVSFVLLPGRISFVISVRSSFRGPSLFSVAFLPSTDVIIMLSCEGSLSSFSVTKVSFVLLPGRISFVISVRSSFRGPSPFSVGFLPSTDVIGMLSCEGSLSSFSVIKVSFVLLPGRISFVTSVRSTFRDPLPFSVKFLLSTNISFMVSCEGSFSSFSVTRTSFVLLPGRISTVFPVRSTL from the exons atggtttcctgtgagggtagcttttcttctgtctctgttACTACaggttcattcgttttattggcgggcagaatctcctttgttatctctgttcgttctgttatcagaggtccatcgccattttctgtaacattcttagtttccacagaagtctccttaatggtttcctgtgagggtagcttttcttctgtctctgttACTACaggttcattcgttttattggcgggcagaatctcctttgttatctctgttcgttctgttatcagag gtccatcgccattttctgtaacattcttagtttccacagaagtctccttaatggtttcctgtgagggtagcttttcttctgcctctgttACTACaggttcattcgttttattgccgggcagaatctcctttgttatctctgttcgttctgttatcagaggtccatcgccattttctgtaacattcttagtctccacagaagtctccttaatggtttcctgtgaag gtagtttttcttctgtctctgttactacaacttcattcgtttcattgccgggcagaatctcctttgttatctctgttcgttctgttatcagag gtccatcgccattttctgtaacattcttagtctccacagaagtctccttaatggtttcctgtgaaggtagtttttcttctgtctctgttACTACaggttcattcgttttattgccgggcagaatctcctttgttatctctgttcgttctgttatcagaggtccatcgccattttctgtaacattcttagtctccacagaagtctccttaatggtttcctgtgaaggtagtttttcttctgtctctaTTACTACaggttcattcgttttattggcgggcagaatctcctttgttatctctgttcgttctgttatcagaggtccatcgccattttctgtaacattcttagtctccacagaagtctccttaatggtttcctgtgagggtagcttttcttctgtctctgttACTACaggttcattcgttttattggcgggcagaatctcctttgttatctctgttcgttctgttatcagaggtccatcgccattttctgtaacattcttagtctccacagaagtctccttaatggtttcctgtgagggtagcttttcttctgtctctgttACTACaggttcattcgttttattggcgggcagaatctcctttgttatctctgttcgttctacattcagaggtccatcgccatttgcTGTTCCGTTCCTCCCCTCCACAGAaatctccttaatggtttcctgtggaggtagtttttcttctttctctgttactacaggttcattcgttttattgccgggcagaatctcctttgttatctctgttcgttctgttatcagaggtccatcgccattttctgtaacattcttagtctccacagaagtctccttaatggtttcctgtgaaggtagtttttcttctgtcACTATTACTACaggttcattcgttttattgccgggcagaatctcctttgttatctctgttcgttctgttatcagaggttcatcgccattttctgttgcgttcctcccctccacagatgtcatcggaatgctttcctgtgaag gtagtctttcttctttctctgttactaaagtttcattcgttttattgccgggcagaatctcctttgttatctctgttcgttcttctTTCAGAGGTCCATCGCTATTTTCTGTTGCGTTCCTCCCCTCCACAGATGTCATTataatgctttcctgtgaaggtagtctttcttctttctctgttactaaagtttcattcgttttattgccgggcagaatctcctttgttatctctgttcgttcttctttcagaggtccatcgccattttctgtagggttcctcccctccacagatgtcatcggaatgctttcctgtgaaggtagtctttcttctttctctgttattaaagtttcattcgttttattgcctggcagaatctcctttgttacctctgttcgttctactttcaGAGATCCATTGCCCTTTTCTGTAAAATTCTTACTCTCCACAAATATCTCCTtcatggtttcctgtgaaggtagtttttcttctttctctgtaacgagaacttcattcgttttattgccaggCAGAATCTCCACTGTTTTTCctgttcgttctactttatgA
- the LOC127007799 gene encoding uncharacterized protein LOC127007799 isoform X4: MVSCEGSFSSVSVTTGSFVLLAGRISFVISVRSVIRGPSPFSVTFLVSTEVSLMVSCEGSFSSVSVTTGSFVLLAGRISFVISVRSVIRGPSPFSVTFLVSTEVSLMVSCEGSFSSASVTTGSFVLLPGRISFVISVRSVIRGPSPFSVTFLVSTEVSLMVSCEGSFSSVSVTTTSFVSLAGRISFVISVRSVIRGSSPFSVTFLVSTEVSLMVSCEGSFSSVSVTTGSFVLLPGRISFVISVRSVIRGPSPFSVTFLVSTEVSLMVSCEGSFSSVSVTTGSFVLLPGRISFVISVRSVIRGPSPFSVTFLVSTEVSLMVSCEGSFSSVSITTGSFVLLAGRISFVISVRSVIRGPSPFSVTFLVSTEVSLMVSCEGSFSSVSVTTGSFVLLAGRISFVISVRSVIRGPSPFSVTFLVSTEVSLMVSCEGSFSSVSVTTGSFVLLAGRISFVISVRSTFRGPSPFAVPFLPSTEISLMVSCGGSFSSFSVTTGSFVLLPGRISFVISVRSVIRGPSPFSVTFLVSTEVSLMVSCEGSFSSVTITTGSFVLLPGRISFVISVRSVIRGSSPFSVAFLPSTDVIGMLSCEGSLSSFSVTKVSFVLLPGRISFVISVRSSFRGPSLFSVAFLPSTDVIIMLSCEGSLSSFSVTKVSFVLLPGRISFVISVRSSFRGPSPFSVGFLPSTDVIGMLSCEGSLSSFSVIKVSFVLLPGRISFVTSVRSTFRDPLPFSVKFLLSTNISFMVSCEGSFSSFSVTRTSFVLLPGRISTVFPVRSTL; encoded by the exons atggtttcctgtgagggtagcttttcttctgtctctgttACTACaggttcattcgttttattggcgggcagaatctcctttgttatctctgttcgttctgttatcagaggtccatcgccattttctgtaacattcttagtttccacagaagtctccttaatggtttcctgtgagggtagcttttcttctgtctctgttACTACaggttcattcgttttattggcgggcagaatctcctttgttatctctgttcgttctgttatcagag gtccatcgccattttctgtaacattcttagtttccacagaagtctccttaatggtttcctgtgagggtagcttttcttctgcctctgttACTACaggttcattcgttttattgccgggcagaatctcctttgttatctctgttcgttctgttatcagaggtccatcgccattttctgtaacattcttagtctccacagaagtctccttaatggtttcctgtgaaggtagtttttcttctgtctctgttactacaacttcattcgtttcattggctggcagaatctcctttgttatctctgttcgttctgttatcagag gttcatcgccattttctgtaacattcttagtttccacagaagtctccttaatggtttcctgtgaaggtagtttttcttctgtctctgttACTACaggttcattcgttttattgccgggcagaatctcctttgttatctctgttcgttctgttatcagaggtccatcgccattttctgtaacattcttagtctccacagaagtctccttaatggtttcctgtgaaggtagtttttcttctgtctctgttACTACaggttcattcgttttattgccgggcagaatctcctttgttatctctgttcgttctgttatcagaggtccatcgccattttctgtaacattcttagtctccacagaagtctccttaatggtttcctgtgaaggtagtttttcttctgtctctaTTACTACaggttcattcgttttattggcgggcagaatctcctttgttatctctgttcgttctgttatcagaggtccatcgccattttctgtaacattcttagtctccacagaagtctccttaatggtttcctgtgagggtagcttttcttctgtctctgttACTACaggttcattcgttttattggcgggcagaatctcctttgttatctctgttcgttctgttatcagaggtccatcgccattttctgtaacattcttagtctccacagaagtctccttaatggtttcctgtgagggtagcttttcttctgtctctgttACTACaggttcattcgttttattggcgggcagaatctcctttgttatctctgttcgttctacattcagaggtccatcgccatttgcTGTTCCGTTCCTCCCCTCCACAGAaatctccttaatggtttcctgtggaggtagtttttcttctttctctgttactacaggttcattcgttttattgccgggcagaatctcctttgttatctctgttcgttctgttatcagaggtccatcgccattttctgtaacattcttagtctccacagaagtctccttaatggtttcctgtgaaggtagtttttcttctgtcACTATTACTACaggttcattcgttttattgccgggcagaatctcctttgttatctctgttcgttctgttatcagaggttcatcgccattttctgttgcgttcctcccctccacagatgtcatcggaatgctttcctgtgaag gtagtctttcttctttctctgttactaaagtttcattcgttttattgccgggcagaatctcctttgttatctctgttcgttcttctTTCAGAGGTCCATCGCTATTTTCTGTTGCGTTCCTCCCCTCCACAGATGTCATTataatgctttcctgtgaaggtagtctttcttctttctctgttactaaagtttcattcgttttattgccgggcagaatctcctttgttatctctgttcgttcttctttcagaggtccatcgccattttctgtagggttcctcccctccacagatgtcatcggaatgctttcctgtgaaggtagtctttcttctttctctgttattaaagtttcattcgttttattgcctggcagaatctcctttgttacctctgttcgttctactttcaGAGATCCATTGCCCTTTTCTGTAAAATTCTTACTCTCCACAAATATCTCCTtcatggtttcctgtgaaggtagtttttcttctttctctgtaacgagaacttcattcgttttattgccaggCAGAATCTCCACTGTTTTTCctgttcgttctactttatgA